A genomic segment from Aegilops tauschii subsp. strangulata cultivar AL8/78 chromosome 1, Aet v6.0, whole genome shotgun sequence encodes:
- the LOC109783980 gene encoding ABC transporter A family member 2, whose protein sequence is MELLSGPALAWQQYRSLLRKNAALAWRHRRSSALQLLSSLLFIFLIFCIDRAVRSRFSYTTAYQNVRDPRALVAPPIPPCEDKFFVKTPCYDFLWSGGGSARVPPLVDAIRRNNPGRPIPAEKVLGFTTPDEVDAWLFANPMRCPGALHFQDINATQMSYGIQTNSTPVARRGTYEDPTFKFQIPLQVAAEREMARLILGDPNFSWTVGFKEFAHPATETFSTIAQAGPTFFLAIAMFGFVFQISALVTEKELKLRQAMSIMGLYESAYWLSWLTWEALLTLLSALFTVLFGMMFRFDFFLNNSFGILFILFFLFQLNMLGFAFMISTFVAKAASATTVGFAIFIIGFLTQLVTTFGFPYSNTYEAYYRTIWSFFPPNVFAQALNILGKATATPEDKGISWNQRKTCQSFETDCIITVDDIYIWLISTFFLWFILAIYFDNIIPNVNGVRKSVFYFLTPSYWTGKGGKMREGGLCSCFGSNRPADDASPTDEDVLTEENLVKEQAAGNEVDPGVAVQIRGLRKTYPGSFNMGCCKCRTTKPFHSVKGLWVNLEKDQLFCLLGPNGAGKTTTISCLTGITPITGGDALIYGHSVRSTAGMSNIRRMIGVCPQFDILWDALTAKEHMELFASIKGLPSSTIKSVAEQSLAQVKLSQAANVRAGSYSGGMKRRLSVAIALIGDPKLVFLDEPTTGMDPITRRHVWDIIEEAKKGRAIVLTTHSMEEADILSDRIAIMAKGRLRCIGTSIRLKSKFGTGYIANVNFSGNGHAQSPNINGDAEAPVNPNIESVKSFFKERLDVDPKEESRTFLTFVIPHEKEPLLTRFFGELQDREREFGISDIQLGLTTLEEVFLNIAKQAELESSTAEGTLVTLNLSSGASIQIPKGARFVGIPGTETEEHPRGVMVEVFWDQDDNGTLCVSGHSDETPVPANVELTRRPSLSRRAVGRGGPVGYVIDENQVPTTR, encoded by the exons ATGGAGCTCCTGAGCGGCCCGGCGCTGGCGTGGCAGCAGTACCGCTCCCTGCTCCGCAAGAACGCGGCGCTCGCCTGGCGCCACCGCCGCTCGTCGGCGCTGCAGCtgctctcctccctcctcttcatCTTCCTCATCTTCTGCATCGACCGCGCCGTCCGCTCCCGCTTCTCCTACACCACCGCCTACCAGAACGTGCGCGACCCCAGGGCGCTCGTCGCGCCGCCCATCCCGCCCTGCGAGGACAAGTTCTTCGTCAAGACCCCCTGCTACGACTTCCTCtggagcggcggcggcagcgcccGCGTCCCGCCGCTCGTCGACGCCATCCGCAGGAACAACCCCGGCCGCCCGATCCCCGCCGAAAAG GTCTTAGGTTTTACGACTCCGGATGAAGTTGATGCTTGGCTATTTGCAAACCCGATGCGCTGCCCTGGCGCTTTGCATTTTCAAGATATAAATGCCACCCAGATGTCGTATGGTATTCAGACAAACTCCACTCCAGTAGCTCGAAGAGGAACATATGAGGACCCCACCTTCAAGTTCCAGATACCGCTTCAAGTTGCAGCTGAGAGAGAAATGGCAAGGCTGATTCTTGGAG ATCCAAATTTTAGCTGGACTGTGGGATTCAAGGAATTTGCTCACCCGGCAACTGAAACCTTCTCTACTATTGCCCAAGCAGGGCCAACTTTCTTCCTTGCCATTGCAATGTTTGGATTTGTTTTCCAAATCAGTGCCTTGGTTACAGAGAAAGAACTTAAGCTTCGTCAG GCTATGTCTATCATGGGTCTCTACGAATCGGCTTATTGGTTATCGTGGCTTACCTGGGAGGCCTTGCTTACATTACTTTCAGCACTTTTCACCGTGCTCTTTGGGATGATGTTCCGGTTTGACTTCTTCCTGAACAATAGCTTTGGAATCTTATTCATCCTATTCTTCCTCTTCCAACTGAACATG CTTGGTTTTGCTTTCATGATATCCACATTTGTAGCAAAAGCAGCATCAGCTACTACTGTTGGATTTGCAATATTCATCATTGGATTCTTGACACAG CTTGTTACAACCTTTGGGTTCCCATATTCAAATACATATGAGGCGTACTACCGGACAATATGGTCCTTCTTTCCTCCTAATGTTTTTGCCCAAGCCCTCAATATTCTAGGTAAGGCAACAGCAACTCCAGAAGACAAAGGTATTAGCTGGAATCAGCGCAAAACGTGCCAATCCTTTGAGACGGACTGCATCATTACAGTA GATGACATCTACATATGGCTCATCTCCACATTTTTCTTGTGGTTTATCCTGGCGATCTACTTCGACAACATAATTCCAAATGTCAATGGTGTTAGAAAGTCAGTGTTTTACTTTCTGACGCCTTCATACTGGACAGGGAAAGGAGGCAAGATGAGAG AGGGAGGCCTTTGTAGCTGTTTTGGTTCGAACCGGCCAGCTGATGATGCTAGCCCTACTGATGAGGATGTTCTTACCGAGGAAAATCTAGTAAAAGAACAAGCTGCAGGCAATGAGGTAGATCCTGGTGTTGCGGTTCAAATACGCGGCTTGCGGAAAACCTATCCAGGAAGTTTTAATATGGGTTGCTGCAAGTGCAGAACGACTAAGCCATTCCATTCTGTCAAA GGCTTATGGGTGAACCTTGAGAAGGACCAGCTATTTTGTCTTCTTGGCCCAAATGGAGCTGGTAAAACAACTACAATCAGTTGCCTGACTGGTATCACACCAATTACTGGCGGCGATG CATTGATTTATGGCCATTCCGTTCGAAGCACTGCGGGTATGTCTAATATTCGCAGAATGATTGGAGTCTGTCCGCAG TTTGACATCCTGTGGGATGCATTGACGGCTAAGGAGCACATGGAGTTGTTTGCCAGCATCAAGGGGTTGCCATCATCAACAATCAAGTCG GTAGCAGAACAGTCACTAGCCCAAGTGAAGCTCAGCCAGGCAGCTAATGTTAGAGCAGGTAGCTACAGTGGTGGAATGAAACGGCGGTTAAGTGTTGCGATTGCTCTAATTGGTGACCCAAAATTGGTGTTTCTTGATGAGCCG ACAACTGGCATGGATCCAATAACAAGGAGGCATGTCTGGGACATCATCGAGGAGGCAAAGAAGGGAAGAGCTATTGTATTGACCACACATTCAATGGAGGAAGCTGACATCTTAAGCGACCGAATCGCTATCATGGCAAAGGGGAGATTGCGGTGTATCGGCACTTCGATAAGGCTGAAGTCAAAATTTGGAACTGGGTATATCGCTAATGTGAATTTCTCGGGGAATGGTCACGCACAGAGCCCTAACATCAATGGTGATGCAGAGGCCCCAGTTAATCCTAACATAGAATCTGTCAAATCATTCTTCAAGGAA AGGCTTGATGTGGACCCGAAAGAGGAAAGCAGGACATTCTTAACGTTTGTCATCCCCCATGAGAAAGAACCACTTCTGACG AGGTTCTTCGGGGAACTCCAAGACAGGGAAAGGGAATTCGGGATATCAGACATTCAGCTTGGTCTCACGACACTTGAAGAAGTCTTCCTGAACATCGCAAAGCAAGCCGAGTTGGAGAGCTCTACCGCCGAAGGGACACTAGTGACTCTAAACCTGTCATCGGGAGCATCAATTCAG ATACCGAAGGGGGCGCGTTTTGTGGGCATTCCTGGAACTGAGACGGAGGAGCATCCGAGAGGAGTCATGGTGGAGGTGTTCTGGGACCAGGACGACAACGGAACGCTCTGCGTCTCTGGCCACTCTGATGAAACCCCTGTGCCGGCAAACGTGGAGCTGACAAGGCGTCCTTCGCTTTCGCGCAGGGCAGTCGGCCGCGGAGGCCCTGTAGGGTACGTCATTGACGAAAACCAGGTACCAACAACAAGATGA